From one Alosa alosa isolate M-15738 ecotype Scorff River chromosome 5, AALO_Geno_1.1, whole genome shotgun sequence genomic stretch:
- the acacb gene encoding acetyl-CoA carboxylase 2 isoform X4, whose amino-acid sequence MMQASRSTEPNNPSQEHSRAVTAPKAQDEEEEVVQTSSWTAGPYASKPPSGTEPPGPSSTPPGPSQASSSRPRFGGGSESREKLKFILGASEDYSSDDEPLIMLQPPAARPSSNKVPQVPSLSTSFERPSQPLPRPAAPPSSSSMRPSMSGTHLVKKGREHRKMDLQRDFTVASPAEFVTRFGGNRVIDKVLIANNGIAAVKCMRSIRRWSYDMFRNERTIRFVVMVTPEDLKANAEYIKMADHYVPVPGGPNNNNYANVELIVDIAKRIPVQAVWAGWGHASENPKLPELLHKAGIIFLGPSSKAMWALGDKVASSIVAQSADIPILPWSGSGVLVEWAEEDQSLGRVISVPPDLYAKGCVRDVDEGMASAEKIGYPIVIKASEGGGGKGIRKVECADDFPNFFRQVQAEVPGSPIFIMQLAQHARHLEVQILADQYGNAISLFGRDCSIQRRHQKIIEEAPATIAASATFEYMERCAVRLAKMVGYVSAGTVEYLFSEDGNFHFLELNPRLQVEHPCTEMIADVNLPAAQLQIGMGIPLHRIKEIRMLYGECPWGDSVINFEAPESVPSARGHVIAARITSENPDEGFKPSSGTVQELNFRSSKNVWGYFSVGAAGGLHEFADSQFGHCFSWGENREEAISNMVVAMKELSIRGDFRTTVEYLIKLLETESFRNNDIDTGWLDYLIAEKVQAERPDTMLGVVCGSLHVADACFRKSMADFLHSLERGQVLPAASLLNFVEVDLIYDGVKYYLKVARQSPTTYVIVMNCSDIEIDVHRLSDGGLLLSYNGSSHTTYMKEEVDRYRITVGNKTCVFEKEKDPTVLRSPSAGKLLQYMVEDGGHICAGHPYAEIEVMKMVMSLTVEESGCVHFVKRPGAVLEPGCMVARLELDDPSSIHPVELNTASLPPQEPLPIVGEKLHQVFHSVLENLVKIMDGFCLPEPYFSIKMKKWVGSLMKTLRDPSLPLLELQEIMTSVSGRVPVTVEKAIRKVMAQYASNITSVLCQFPGQRIANILDSHAATLQRKADREVFFMNTQSIVQLVQRYRSGIRGYMKSVVLDLLKRYLQVEVQFQQAHYDKCVINLREQYKPDMAPVLQFIFSHAQVSKKNILVTMLIDQLCGRDPTLADELMTILNELTQLSKMENSKVALRARQVLIASHLPSYELRHNQVESIFLSAIDMYGHQFCPENLKKLILSETSIFDVLPDFFYHSNRVVCMAALEVYVRRGYIAYELNSLQHHQLQDGTCVVDFQFMLPTSHPNRGSSPTLNRLSVPVSGSSGGQQLEMRRQSSELFLEGAFSPPCQRMGVMVAFQCFDDFKRNFDEVIACFAEPFLDSPLFSEASTASLYEEESTRNMRENPIHIINVSIKSADTEDDDTLVTEFTTFAQSKKSLLYDYGIRRITFLVAQRREFPKFFTFRARDEFQEDRIYRNLEPALAFQLELNRMRNFDLNAVPCANHKMHLYRGAARVEQGAEVTDYRFFIRAIIRHSDLITKEASFEYLQNEGERLLLEAMDELEVAFSNTTVRTDCNHIFLNFVPTVIMDPSKIEESVRTMVMRYGSRLWKLRVLQAEVKINIRLTATGSAVPVRLFLTNESGYYLDISLYKEVTDPSSGQIMFQSYGDKQGLLHGMLINTPYVTKDLLQAKRFQAQTLGTTYVYDFPEMFRQALFKLWGPGDRYPKDVLSCTELVLDAQGRLVQMNRLPGDNESGMVAFRMRMKTPEYPEGRDLIVICNDITYMIGSFGPQEDQLFLRASELARAEGIPRIYISANSGARIGLAEDIRHMFQVAWIDPADPYKGFKYLYLTPQDYTRISSTNSVHCHHVEEEGESRYIITDIIGMEEGLGVENLRGSGTIAGESSLAYQEIITISMVTCRAIGIGAYLVRLGQRVIQVENSHIILTGAGALNKVLGREVYTSNNQLGGIQIMHNNGVTHTTVPDDFEGVFTILQWLSYMPKNKTAMPPVLPPSDPVEREIEFVPTKAPYDPRWLLCGRPHPTQKGAWESGFFDYGSFMEIMGSWAQTVVVGRARLGGIPLGVIAVETRTVELAIPADPANLDSEAKVIQQAGQVWFPDSAFKTAQAIQDFNRERLPLMVFANWRGFSGGMKDMYDQVLKFGAYIVDALREFRQPVLVYIPPHAELRGGSWVVIDPTINPLFMELYADRESRGGVLEAEGTVEIKFRKKDLVKTMRRTDRPYADLADQLGSPELSGAERRDVEARLRAREEFLLPIYHQVAVQFADLHDTPGRMQEKGVITDILDWKSARSFFYWRLRRLLLEEVAKAEVLQANRDLSDGHVQSMLRRWFVETEGTVKAYLWDNNQAVVEWLEKHLAKEDGTRSAIRENIKYLKRDYALKHIRRRGLGVSALKQDDGLGAPL is encoded by the exons ATGATGCAGGCCAGCAGATCCACAGAACCAAATAATCCCTCTCAGGAACATTCCAGAGCAGTCACCGCTCCGAAAGcacaggatgaagaggaggaggtcgTTCAGACCTCCAGCTGGACAGCTGGACCGTATGCCAGTAAACCTCCATCTGGTACAGAACCTCCAGGTCCATCATCCACTCCTCCAGGCCCCAGTCAGGCCTCATCATCCAGGCCGAGGTTCGGAGGGGGCTCAGAGAGCAGGGAAAAGCTCAAGTTCATTCTGGGGGCCTCCGAGGACTACTCTTCGGATGATGAACCTCTCATTATGCTTCAGCCTCCAGCAGCTAGGCCTAGCTCCAACAAGGTTCCGCAAGTGCCATCCTTATCCACTAGTTTTGAAAGACCATCGCAGCCTTTGCCAAGACCAGCCGCTCCTCCCTCCTCAAGCAGCATGAG gCCTAGTATGTCAGGCACCCACCTGGTGAAGAAGGGACGAGAGCATCGCAAAATGGACTTACAGAGAGACTTCACTGTGGCCTCCCCGGCCGAATTCGTCACGCGATTCGGGGGGAACCGGGTCATAGACAAG GTGCTCATCGCCAACAATGGCATAGCAGCGGTGAAATGTATGCGGTCCATCCGCCGCTGGTCGTACGACATGTTCCGCAACGAGAGAACCATCCGCTTTGTGGTGATGGTCACCCCAGAGGACCTCAAAGCAAACGCAG AATACATAAAGATGGCAGACCACTACGTGCCAGTCCCAGGGGGCCCCAATAACAACAACTACGCCAATGTGGAGCTGATTGTGGATATCGCTAAGAGAATTCCAGTGCAG GCGGTGTGGGCGGGGTGGGGCCATGCATCAGAGAACCCCAAACTCCCAGAGCTGCTGCACAAGGCTGGGATCATCTTCTTAG GTCCTTCCAGTAAGGCCATGTGGGCTTTGGGGGATAAGGTGGCCTCCTCCATTGTGGCCCAGAGTGCGGACATCCCCATTCTCCCCTGGAGCGGCTCAG GCGTGCTGGTGGAGTGGGCAGAGGAGGACCAAAGTTTGGGCCGTGTCATCAGTGTTCCTCCAGACCTGTACGCTAAAGGGTGTGTGAGGGACGTGGACGAGGGGATGGCG AGTGCAGAGAAGATTGGCTACCCCATCGTGATCAAGGCGTCagagggaggaggtggaaaGGGCATCAGGAAAGTGGAGTGTGCTGACGACTTCCCCAACTTCTTCAGACAG GTCCAAGCGGAGGTGCCAGGCTCGCCCATCTTCATCATGCAGCTGGCACAGCACGCGCGCCACCTGGAGGTGCAGATCCTGGCTGACCAGTACGGCAACGCCATCTCCCTGTTTGGCAGAGACTGCTCCATCCAGAGGAGGCACCAGAAGATCATAGAGGAGGCGCCAGCCACCATCGCGGCATCAGCCACATTCGAATACATGGAGCGG TGCGCCGTTCGTCTGGCGAAGATGGTGGGCTACGTGAGCGCGGGCACCGTGGAGTACCTCTTCTCCGAAGACGGCAACTTCCACTTCCTGGAGCTGAACCCTCGTCTGCAGGTGGAGCACCCCTGCACTGAGATGATCGCAGACGTCAACCTGCCCGCCGCTCAGCTACAG ATTGGCATGGGCATCCCATTGCACAGGATCAAAGAGATCCGTATGCTTTACGGTGAGTGTCCCTGGGGGGACTCCGTGATCAACTTTGAGGCCCCAGAGAGCGTTCCGTCCGCCAGGGGCCACGTCATCGCCGCGCGCATCACCAGTGAGAACCCAGACGAG GGGTTCAAGCCCAGCTCGGGCACTGTGCAGGAGCTGAACTTCAGGAGCAGTAAGAACGTGTGGGGCTACTTCAGCGTCGGAGCTGCAGGCGGTCTGCATGAGTTTGCCGACTCTCAGTTTGGCCACTGCTTCTCCTGGGGGGAGAACCGTGAGGAGGCAATTTC GAACATGGTGGTGGCCATGAAAGAGCTGTCCATACGTGGAGACTTCCGGACCACTGTGGAGTACCTCATCAAGCTGCTGGAGACGGAGAGCTTCAGGAATAATGACATCGACACTGGCTGGCTAGACTACCTCATTGCAGAGAAAGTGCAA GCCGAGAGGCCGGACACCATGTTGGGAGTTGTCTGTGGCTCCTTGCATGTGGCAGATGCTTGTTTCAGGAAGAGCATGGCCGACTTCCTTCACTCCCTTGAAAG GGGCCAAGTTCTTCCTGCTGCTAGTCTCCTGAACTTTGTTGAGGTTGACCTCATCTACGATGGAGTGAAATACTACCTTAAG gTGGCACGCCAGTCCCCTACCACCTATGTCATCGTCATGAACTGCTCTGACATTGAGATCGATGTCCACCGGCTGAGTGACGGAGGTCTGTTGCTGTCCTACAACGGCAGCAGTCACACCACCTACATGAAGGAGGAGGTGGACAG GTATCGCATTACTGTTGGAAACAAgacgtgtgtgtttgagaaggaGAAAGATCCCACGGTGCTCAGATCGCCCTCTGCAGGCAAGCTGCTGCAGTACATGGTGGAGGACGGGGGTCATATCTGTGCAGGTCACCCTTACGCTGAGATAGAG GTGATGAAGATGGTCATGAGCCTGACCGTGGAGGAGTCGGGCTGTGTGCACTTTGTGAAGAGGCCCGGGGCAGTGCTGGAACCGGGCTGCATGGTGGCACGCCTGGAGCTGGACGACCCTAGCAGCATCCACCCG GTGGAGCTGAACACTGCGTCCCTGCCGCCCCAGGAGCCTCTGCCCATCGTGGGGGAGAAGCTCCATCAGGTGTTCCACAGCGTGCTGGAGAACCTGGTCAAGATCATGGATGGCTTCTGCCTCCCGGAACCCTACTTCAGTATTAAG atGAAGAAGTGGGTGGGCAGCCTGATGAAGACCCTGCGTGACCCCTCATTGCCCCTGCTGGAGCTGCAGGAGATCATGACCAGCGTGTCGGGCCGCGTGCCCGTCACCGTGGAGAAGGCCATCCGCAAAGTCATGGCGCAGTATGCCAGCAACATCACCTCCGTCCTCTGCCAGTTCCCCGGCCAGAGG ATTGCAAACATACTTGACAGCCATGCTGCCACCCTGCAGAGGAAGGCTGACCGTGAGGTCTTCTTCATGAATACCCAGAGCATCGTACAGCTGGTACAGAG GTATCGCAGTGGTATCAGAGGCTACATGAAATCTGTGGTGTTAGACTTGCTGAAGAGATACCTGCAAGTGGAGGTGCAGTTTCAACAAG CTCATTATGATAAGTGTGTGATTAACCTGAGGGAGCAGTACAAGCCAGACATGGCCCCTGTGCTGCAGTTCATCTTCTCCCACGCCCAGGTCTCCAAGAAGAACATCCTGGTCACCATGCTCATT GACCAGCTGTGTGGGAGGGACCCCACTCTCGCTGATGAGCTGATGACCATTCTGAATGAGCTCACCCAACTCAGCAAGATGGAGAACTCCAAGGTGGCCCTGCGCGCCAGACAG GTGCTGATCGCCTCACACCTGCCCTCCTATGAGCTCAGGCACAACCAAGTGGAGTCCATCTTCCTGTCGGCCATTGATATGTACGGCCATCAGTTCTGCCCGGAAAACCTCAAG AAACTAATCCTTTCCGAGACCTCCATCTTTGATGTGTTGCCCGATTTCTTTTACCACTCGAACCGTGTGGTGTGCATGGCCGCACTTGAG GTGTACGTGCGGCGGGGATACATTGCTTATGAGCTCAACAGCCTCCAGCACCACCAGCTGCAGGATGGGACGTGTGTCGTTGATTTTCAGTTCATGTTGCCTACCTCCCACCCCAACAG AGGCAGCAGCCCTACACTGAACAG gtTGTCGGTGCCAGTGAGTGGCTCTTCAGGGGGGCAGCAGCTGGAGATGAGGCGGCAGAGCAGCGAGCTCTTCCTGGAGGGGGCCTTCTCCCCCCCGTGCCAGAGGATGGGCGTCATGGTGGCCTTCCAGTGCTTTGACGACTTCAAGAG GAACTTTGATGAAGTGATTGCTTGTTTCGCTGAGCCGTTTCTGGACAGCCCTCTGTTCTCGGAGGCCTCCACCGCCAGTCTGTATGAGGAGGAGAGCACCAGG AATATGAGGGAGAATCCCATCCACATTATTAATGTGTCCATCAAGTCGGCTGACACAGAGGATGACGACACTCTGGTCACTGAATTCACCACCTTTGCCCAGTCTAAG AAATCACTCCTGTACGATTACGGCATCAGAAGAATTACATTTTTAGTTGCTCAAAGG CGGGAATTCCCCAAGTTCTTCACCTTCAGAGCCAGAGATGag TTCCAGGAGGACCGCATCTACAGGAACCTGGAACCAGCACTGGCCTTCCAGCTGGAGCTCAACCGCATGCGCAACTTTGACTTGAACGCTGTGCCCTGCGCCAACCACAAGATGCACCTGTACCGGGGCGCCGCCCGTGTCGAGCAGGGAGCAGAGGTCACCGACTACCGCTTCTTCATCCGGGCCATCATCCGCCACTCTGACCTAATCACCAAG GAGGCCTCCTTTGAGTACCTCCAGAATGAAGGGGAGCGGCTGCTGCTGGAGGCTATGGATGAGCTGGAGGTGGCCTTCAGCAACACCACCGTCCGCACCGACTGCAACCACATCTTCCTCAACTTTGTCCCCACAGTCATCATGGACCCCTCCAAG ATTGAGGAGTCTGTGCGCACCATGGTGATGCGTTATGGCAGCCGGCTTTGGAAGCTGCGTGTCCTGCAGGCAGAGGTGAAGATCAACATCCGGTTGACCGCCACTGGGAGCGCTGTCCCCGTCCGTCTCTTCCTCACTAATGAGTCGGGCTACTACCTGGACATCAGCCTCTACAAGGAGGTCACTGACCCCAGCTCTGGACAG atcATGTTTCAGTCGTATGGGGATAAGCAGGGTCTCCTGCATGGCATGCTCATCAACACACCGTATGTGACCAAAGACCTGCTGCAGGCCAAACGCTTCCAGGCCCAGACCCTGGGTACCACCTATGTGTACGACTTCCCCGAGATGTTCAGACAG GCTCTGTTTAAGCTGTGGGGCCCTGGTGACCGCTACCCTAAAGATGTGCTCTCGTGTACCGAGCTGGTGCTGGACGCTCAGGGCAGACTGGTGCAGATGAACCGACTCCCAGGAGACAACGAG agtGGCATGGTTGCATTCCGTATGCGCATGAAGACCCCTGAATACCCGGAGGGCCGTGACCTCATCGTCATCTGTAATGACATCACCTACATGATCGGCTCGTTTGGGCCTCAGGAGGACCAGCTGTTCCTGCGGGCGTCGGAGTTGGCCCGCGCCGAGGGCATCCCCCGCATCTACATCTCGGCCAACAGCGGCGCGCGCATCGGCCTGGCCGAGGATATCCGCCACATGTTCCAGGTGGCGTGGATAGACCCCGCTGACCCCTATAAG GGCTTTAAGTACCTGTACCTGACGCCTCAGGACTACACACGCATCAGCTCCACCAACTCCGTGCACTGTCACCACGTGGAGGAAGAAGGGGAGTCCAG GTacatcatcacagacatcatCGGGATGGAGGAGGGTCTGGGCGTGGAGAACCTGCGGGGCTCGGGCACCATCGCCGGGGAGTCCTCTCTGGCTTACCAGGAGATCATCACCATCAGCATg GTGACCTGCCGTGCCATAGGCATTGGGGCGTACCTGGTGCGGCTGGGCCAGAGGGTGATCCAGGTGGAGAACTCTCACATCATCCTGACTGGAGCAGGAGCGCTCAACAAG GTGCTGGGGCGTGAAGTGTACACATCCAACAACCAGCTTGGTGGCATCCAGATAATGCACAACAACGGCGTCACACACACCACGGTGCCAGACGACTTCGAGGGAGTCTTCACCATCCTGCAGTGGCTGTCTTACATGCCAAAG AACAAGACCGCGATGCCCCCAGTGCTGCCCCCTTCTGACccggtggagagagagattgagtttGTCCCCACCAAAGCCCCCTATGATCCACGCTGGCTGCTGTGCGGCCGACCTCATCCCA CCCAAAAGGGAGCGTGGGAGAGTGGCTTCTTTGACTACGGTTCCTTCATGGAGATCATGGGCTCCTGGGCGCAGACGGTGGTGGTGGGCAGAGCCAG GTTGGGAGGAATTCCTCTGGGAGTGATCGCTGTGGAAACCAGGACGGTTGAGCTAGCCATCCCAGCAGATCCGGCCAATCTGGACTCTGAAGCTAAA GTCATCCAACAGGCAGGGCAGGTGTGGTTCCCAGACTCGGCCTTTAAAACGGCGCAGGCCATCCAGGATTTCAACCGTGAGCGTCTGCCTCTCATGGTCTTCGCCAACTGGAGAGGCTTCTCTGGGGGCATGAAAG ACATGTATGACCAGGTGCTGAAGTTTGGGGCCTACATAGTGGATGCCCTGCGGGAGTTCCGGCAGCCCGTGCTGGTCTACATCCCGCCCCACGCGGAGCTGAGAGGAGGCTCATGGGTCGTCATCGACCCCACCATCAACCCACTCTTCATGGAGCTCTACGCAGACAGGGAGAGCAG GGGTGGTGTGTTGGAGGCGGAGGGCACAGTGGAGATCAAGTTCCGCAAGAAAGACCTGGTGAAGACCATGCGCCGGACTGACCGTCCCTATGCCGATCTGGCCGATCAGCTGG GGTCACCGGAGTTGTCTGGCGCTGAGCGGAGAGATGTGGAGGCGAGGCTCAGGGCGCGGGAGGAGTTCCTTCTGCCCATATACCACCAGGTGGCAGTGCAGTTCGCCGACCTCCACGACACCCCGGGCAGAATGCAGGAGAAGGGTGTCATCACG GACATTCTGGACTGGAAGAGCGCTCGCTCCTTCTTCTACTGGCGCCTGAGACGCCTCCTGCTGGAGGAGGTGGCCAAGGCGGAGGTCCTGCAGGCCAACCGCGACCTCAGCGACGGCCATGTCCAGTCCATGCTGCGCCGCTGGTTTGTGGAGACGGAGGGCACCGTCAAG GCGTACCTGTGGGATAACAACCAAGCGGTGGTGGAGTGGCTGGAGAAGCACCTGGCCAAGGAGGACGGCACACGCTCGGCCATCAGGGAGAATATCAAATACTTGAAGAGGGATTACGCCCTCAAACACATCCGCAG